Part of the Cohnella candidum genome, GGTTGAATTTGAAGAAATGGGCCGCAGGGTGGCTCCTATTACTTATTCGAGATACGATCGACCGGATGCTGCAAAACTACGATTTCTTCGAAGGCTTGGAAGGATAAGATGGAAGGGCGGGAGAACGGTTGGAGCATATGGATTTTCTTTTCATCAGCATCGTGGAATACGTAGGCATTTTGTGCGGCCTGCTTTCCTTATTCCGCTTTCAATTGAGATACTACATCCCGCAGATCATTTTCGCCTCCGTAGCGTGCTCGTTCCTCTCGCACGCTTTGTCTCTGAAATACCAAGTAAGCTATGCGCCGATCGTTCAATTGGTCGTGCTGATCCTCTTCCTGTGGCTTCTGTTCCAAATCGCCTTTTTCTATTCCGCCCTGATGGCACTGTCTTATACGGTCGCTTACGTCACGATCCAGGGGGGCGTCATCTGGGTCATCAACGGATTTTTCCCGGAAGGCAAGGACTTCTCCATTACCGGCACGACCACCTATGAAGTTCAAATCACGTTCGCGGTTATCAATTTCCTGCTGGCGTGGTATTTGCAGAAGCGCTATATCGGCTACACCTTCGTACCGACCTCCATGCGCAGCCATTTGAAGTGGAATCGGATCAATCGGTATTTGGCGTTGATGGTGGTCGCCACTTTCGTGACGCTGGCCGCCACCTACATGCTCTATACGTATACGCATTTCCAATGGTTCATTTTGGCGATCGTGCCGTTGATCCTGTCCACCTTCGCGATTTTCCATCTGCTGAAAAGGAGGGAGCGGCTCCATGATTGAGAGGTGGGCCGCTTCGTTGGCGGTGGCGATCCGAAACAACGGGGGGGACGAGAGAGTCTCCGTCGACGTGCTGAGATTTTCCGCCATCTTGATTTTAGGCACTTTGTTCATCCTGTTCGGCACCGGCATCGTTGGGCTGATCTTCTCGAGAACGGCGGACGCTTACCTGGTGTTGGCCGTCATCGGAGCGCTCCGCTATTTCTCGGGGGGCTGGCATATGAAAACGGGGATGCAGTGCGTCTTCTTCACTGTCGGGGTCGTGACCGCGATCCTGCTCATGCCGCAACTCTCTCAAACGTTCCTTTGGGCGATCAATATTTTATCAATTTTCCTAAATTTTTGCTTTTCCCCTACAGGAAACGGACAAAAAATCCGATCTAAGAAACAGTGGCACATTTTCAAATGGATTTCAGTGGCAATTGTCGTCTTCACCGCCCAGCTTCAGGATTCAATTGTCTCATTATCCATCTTGTGCCAATCTTTAACTTTAGTTACAATGAAAAGAGGTGAGAAAGATGCGGAAATCTGTCAGAATTCTCTCTCAAGTGATGTCTAGCCTTGCAGTCGTGTTCGCGGTTGCCAAGTTTTGGTGGAGCAACCCGGAGACCCCTGAAGAACTGAAGTAGGATGATCGAGAATGGGAGCCTTCCAGATTCCTGTCATTTGGAAAAGAACCCGCCATGACCGCGGCGAAAGATTCATTCTTTCCGTAGACGACATCTACTTTCTCAGGGTTCTCGGGAAAGACGTCCATTTCTACAGCGCATCCGGTCTCTATCAATTGCAGTCCGCTTTGGAAGAATGGCGGATCCTCCTGGAGGACCGCAACTTCGTCGAGCTGGACCGCGGCGCGCTCGTAAACCTGGACAAGATCGCCTTCATTTACGCGGACATGCGGCAGATTCGTTTCCGGGACAGCGATGACGAGGTCTTCTGTTCGATATCTTCTACCCAGCTTCAGCGAGTCAGGAAACTTTACCCACACATCGAGATCAAAAACAAAGGCATATTCCATTAAAGAAAGGGCGCCAGCGATGGCGCTCTTTTCATCATTTTCCGATTGACTTCCATCCGGCTTGGGTTACAGTTGATGGGAGGCGATGCACGATGGAACTGGCGGAATCGTTAGCCGTCCGGGAGCAATACGAACGTTTGGTCAAGCAAGTGGAAGAGCGGACGCGAGAAGTATTCCGGGATTTGACCGGTCTTTATCGGCGCATGCTGTTGGATACGGGAAGTGCCGTACCGGAACAGATCGAGGTGCCCGAGCAAGACTCGGAAACGAGATTCGATTTCAAAATCCGCGGAGCGGCATTCGTCCTCGTCTTGAACGAGGAACCGGCACTCGCGAAAGAGCTCCGTGAAATCGCCGATTCGCCGGACGTGTTGTCCATGCCGCTGAAACACGTCGTGGAACGGGCGGAAGTCAAGCAGCATTTTGCAGGGTGCATTACGCTTGTCATGAGATTCGAGCATCAATACGGCACGCTGATGCGGATGTTCGTCAATGCGGACAAAGAAATCGCGTTCGAATACACGATCGGCTGGAAACAGCCGTTCCTGTTCCGAAGCTATGACGACTTCGCGGGCAAGGAGGAGGCATTCTTCACCGAGCCGTTGACGCAAAGCCTGCTCGGCGTGCCGCCTTTATGGAAAACCCTCGAAGAGGTGGAGATCGTGGACGATATTCGCGATCTGCTGGCGAACGACATCCGGATCGGTTTCATTCAGGAGCCGGAGACGACATTTTGAGAAAACGAGGCTGACGGACGTGTTCGAAAACGATTGGGAAGAGGTGCTGCGAGGGGAATTCGAAAAGCCTTATTTCGCGGACCTGCAAAGGAAGCTGGGGGAGGAATACGCGAACGGAGCGGTATTCCCTGCGCGAGAAGATATTTACCGGGCTCTGCGGGATACCTCTTACGCGGGGACGAAGGTGGTCATTCTCGGACAGGACCCCTACCACGGGGCGGGACAAGCCCACGGCCTCAGCTTTTCGGTCAAGCGGGGCGTCAAGCTTCCGCCTTCCTTGAAGAACATCTATCGGGAGCTTCATGACGATCTGGGCTGCGCGATCCCCGCTCACGGGAATTTGGAGTTTTGGTCTGAGCAAGGCGTACTGCTGCTCAACTCGGTACTGACGGTTCGCGAGAGCGAGCCGAATTCCCATCGCAAGCTGGGGTGGGAGAAATTCACGGATTCCGTGATCGAATCGTTGGGCCGGCGGGAAAAGCCGCTCGTCTTCGTTTTGTGGGGCCGTCACGCGCAGGAGAAGAGGGCGATGATCGACGAGCGACGGCACTTGGTCATCGCGACCGCACATCCCAGCCCGTTGTCGGCGCGGAACGGTTTTTTCGGCAGCAAGCCTTTCTCCCGAAGCAACGAGTTTCTTCGCTCGACGGGCCAGACGGAAATCGATTGGTGCATTCCGGAGTAAAAAAAAAGCGGTGCCGACGGATTCGTCGGCACCGCTTTGTCATAAAGTTAGTAACCGCTCGGTACGCCGGCGCTGCCGCCGGAGCTGCCCGAGGAGCCGTCCGGGTTGCGGATCGGATGTTTCGTATTTACGGGAGACGTAACGTTATCTACGGGGACGGTTTGAGTGCCATTGCCGGTTTCCTGTTTCCGGGACTCCGCCGGCACTTGATCGCCCAGCTTCGGCGTATACATCGAGGAGACGTAAGTCACCGCCTTCACGGTGTTGACCATCTGGCCGTACATGGCGGACGGATCCGGCAGGATCGGA contains:
- a CDS encoding accessory gene regulator ArgB-like protein, translating into MIERWAASLAVAIRNNGGDERVSVDVLRFSAILILGTLFILFGTGIVGLIFSRTADAYLVLAVIGALRYFSGGWHMKTGMQCVFFTVGVVTAILLMPQLSQTFLWAINILSIFLNFCFSPTGNGQKIRSKKQWHIFKWISVAIVVFTAQLQDSIVSLSILCQSLTLVTMKRGEKDAEICQNSLSSDV
- a CDS encoding LytTR family DNA-binding domain-containing protein; translation: MGAFQIPVIWKRTRHDRGERFILSVDDIYFLRVLGKDVHFYSASGLYQLQSALEEWRILLEDRNFVELDRGALVNLDKIAFIYADMRQIRFRDSDDEVFCSISSTQLQRVRKLYPHIEIKNKGIFH
- a CDS encoding uracil-DNA glycosylase, whose translation is MTDVFENDWEEVLRGEFEKPYFADLQRKLGEEYANGAVFPAREDIYRALRDTSYAGTKVVILGQDPYHGAGQAHGLSFSVKRGVKLPPSLKNIYRELHDDLGCAIPAHGNLEFWSEQGVLLLNSVLTVRESEPNSHRKLGWEKFTDSVIESLGRREKPLVFVLWGRHAQEKRAMIDERRHLVIATAHPSPLSARNGFFGSKPFSRSNEFLRSTGQTEIDWCIPE